Part of the Quercus robur chromosome 5, dhQueRobu3.1, whole genome shotgun sequence genome, TCTCCTCTTGCTTGGGATATTGATCATTGGTTTCCTTGCTCAAGTATATAATtgattactctctctctctctctcacacacacacacactcactcaAATTCATTGGTCTTTTTGCTGGAAATGCAGGGGGAGGGATAACTGTTCCAAGCAATCTGAGAATATTGCAGTGGCAAGTCTGCAAGAAGAAGCATAATAAGCTGGAATTTTTAGTCCCATGGTGGGAATTTCAACTGGGAATCTCTGTAAATCAGTTCTTGTCCTTTTTTGCCTCTAGAAACTCAGATTTCAGGTGGGTCTGTTTCATTATCTTCCTTTTTATGCATTTCTATCCAAAATAACAAAGGTGGTTAATGatgtttcttgtttttaattttttaggcaCAGAGCATTCTCATTTTTGTTCTTTGAAGGTGAAAATGAAGAATTGAATGCTTCCCAGACAGTGGATTCACATTTGTTTCCACAACATTTTATGGACTCCAAAGAGCAAGTTGGCCTTGCTCCCGCTGCAGTTGTTGTATCCAGAAGAGAATCTTATGACACGTCATCGGTTTTGAAATCATTGGATTACAATAGGCCGCTAAGGCTACAGTCTCCTGCAATTTGTAAGTAAAAGAATGTCAAATTAGTGACTTTTATTTGTActtggaaaagcatttccgCACCTAACAAAtccatgttaatttgattatgtTAGCTTCAAGGAAAATAAAGCCTAATGTCCtgaaagaaaatgagaatcCGAACTTTGTTACGAACCCCTACCAAGCAATTGTCATGGCTAGGGATTCCCTGAAACAAAGAGAAGAAACTGTAAAGATGCAGACAGAAATACAGAAACTAGATGATGAAGTAAATGAACTGAAGGAAAAGAATGAGGAGGAAAGGCTCACTATTCAAGACCTAGAATTGGTGCTTATAAAACGTAGGAGAAGAGCAGAAAAGTGCAGGCGACTAGCAGAGGCACAGCATTCGTATAGGACTATGCTAGAGAAGATGATCAGAGATGCAATGCACCAGTAAGATTATTTGTATGAAATTTATTTGCTTTCAAATTCTCGTAGATAGTTTACTGATAAGTTTCTGAACTGTTTATTGTAGGAGTGTCATTTATAAGGAACAGTTGAGACTGAACCAGGCTGCAAGTAATGCACTCATGGCAAGACTTGAAGCACAGAAAGCAATTTGCGATGCGTCAGAGAAAGAGCTTCACAGGAAATATAAACAAAGAGACGAGATTGAGAAGCAGATTAGGCCTGAGTGGGAGCACGCAAGGAAGAGATCAAGAATGGATGATACCTTATTAGAGGAGAGGGACAGTAAAACTGTCCTTTATCTTCCGGGAATCAAGCCAAGGACACCTTTACACAAAGAGCTGAGAGTGTTTCTAGAGGAGGAACAGAAGGCATCTCAAGCTGGTTTATCTTCTGGTGAAGAACAAAAGCACGAAGAAATTCAGGTGCAAGAGACCGAGGAGAATCCTGAGAAACATAACAGGTCCATTATTGCATTGGAGGATGAAACCCCACTAGAGGATAAACTTCAGAAACTTAACATTCAACTCACGGTTCCTCGAGAACCAGAaatagaggaagatgaagagagCAGGAAGCAGCGTGGCAAAGGGAATATAGAGAAATGGCTCCAAATGCTTTTAGAGAATACCCAAGAAGACTTGGACATTCAAAAtgcaaatgaaaatgaaaagagtGGGACTGATGAAATAATCAGAAATCTGAATCTGAAATACCCACAGGAGGTAAAGATTTCCAAAAGTCCAGAACATGAAGAAGAGGTTCATGAGGCGAAGCAAATTGCTGCAGAGAAGGGGGGTGGTGTGAAAAGGATAGAAGAAATCATTGAGATAGAAGCCAGAAAAACACAGAAAGAAGAGAGTGGTATTGGTGAAGTATTTGGAAGTCGTAGTTTTGAAGGGAGGGAAAGAAAGGACCATAATGGAAAGGAAAGAAAGCTTGTCAGGTCTGAGAGTGCCAGGACCTTCCGGAGAATCCCATCTTCTCCATCTTTGATCTTGGGTATGAGAAAGGGAGTGGACTGCATAGGCAAGAAGCCTATGGTAAATGGTGATGATGATTTTGATGGCGACCAGGTTGGTGGGAACAGTTTCATCATGTCATCCATTAAGTCAATCAAGAAGGCAGTGAAAATATGAAACTCTCCTTGCCCTATGAATATGTaatgtctttttgtttgttctttttctttttcttgattgttTATTAAAAGAGTGTACTAGCAGTCGCTCCTCAAGCTGAATAATTGTGTGAAACTTAGGTATTCGATTGTTTTTAATGTGTATAACACTGGTTTTAAAAGATATATGTGATAACGACGGCTTGTTGTTCCCTCTCTATTCTGGTCAAGTACTGTGTAAACTTTTCAAAAGCATAAAACAGGTTTATAgtaaattttggattttgtgtTTTGCAATTTCCTAGCTGCTAGATTTGCCCCAAATGTTCTTTCCTGGAAGcatcaagaaaataaaagaaacaaaattatcCATGCTAAGAAGAATGACATCATACTCAAAAGAGATCATAAATAATAGGAGGAACATCAGGTTTAGAATGACTTGGCgaagaaaattacataaataaatcataTGTAATGTAGGTGGAATGGAATCCAAAGATTTTACCCAAACaacaaagaaaagttttaatCTACTAGTGCTTtcgtacattttttttaaagaatcagTAAGAACTTTTGTTGCGAATTcgcaacacccaaaaaaaaattaataataattaataaataaattttacacaaaAGCCCAAATAGGCTCAATCCCAACAGATAAGAGAATACAGGACTCTGCATCATACAGACCAAAAAAAGCAGCACAGTCTACTTAATACAGCTGCAACACAGCCTAACATGACATATTACAATTCCTAGAGAGGGTGATTCCCCTTTTATACAATAGGACCCTCTTTAAAACAGAGTTCCCTGCCCATCTCTTTATCAAATAGGCACCCAACAGAGAACAGAACAGTATCACTCTGTATCAAAACAGGCCAAAGCACATCAGCAACAGCCTGCCCTATACAGATGCATCACTACTTAGCATGACATATAACAAATCACAGAAGGGTTAATACCCCAATTAAAACATAACACTCTGTTGATTACAGTATCCCCTTTCCAGCTTTGGCTAGTGCTCTTGTATATCAGCTACACTAAGATTTTATCCATTCGAGTATAGgacaaaaaatggaaataattcAAGCCAAGAATAAGGTAGGTGATgaggaatttaaaaaagaagGTGCTGTGATGGGTGCATAATGGAGCCTTTCTATCGATGATCTTTCTTATTGCATAAGCAAGGGTTAGTAGTCGAAGTGCTGCATACTCAAGAAAGCCAATAGACCTTGAATGGCCTAAATGAAAGGACTTATTAAGAGGAGTTGACTAAAGTATcagatctatatatatatatatatatatatacacacacacacacacagcactttcaatttaaataaatCTTATTAATTTGGCTAGTGCTCTTGTATATCAGCTACACTAAGATTTTATCCATTCGAGTATAGgacaaaaaatggaaataattcAAGCCAAGAATAAGGTAGGTGATgaggaatttaaaaaagaagGTGCTGTGATGGGTGCATAACGGAGCCTTTCTATTGACGATCTTTATTAATGCATAAGCAAGGGTTAGTTGTCGAAGTACTGCATACTCAAGAAAGCCAATAGACCTTGAATAGCCTATATGAAAGGACTTATTAAGAGGAGTTGAATAAAGTATCAGAtctacatacacacacacagcacTTTCACTTTAAATAAATCTTGTTAATCTGGTCTACCCAGTCAAATCAACTCTCCTGCTTATGTATCCCATACTCAGTGTCATTGATCTGTCTGGTGGGAGAGATCCACCAATTCCTTTGTTTCAATGTGTTGTATCTTCTCCTCAGGTGTAGTCTCCATTCAATAAATGATTTCCTCCCTGGAGTGAAGGTCATCTGTCTGGTCTATATGAGAAACAACAGGTTTTGAACATCGTGAAGGAAAACATTTAAATAAACCATGTGTGCATTACAAGGAAGATGCGTGAAGGCGTGGAAAATCtattcattttattaaaaacaacaaagagAAGGTTCAATATTTTATAGCCTAACTTTCATAGGAATATACGATGACATGGATGTTACCCAGATGACAAAATTTGGAAGAAAGAATTATCTCAATATTATACCACATACATTAATATTTACAAAAGCATACACTGTATAGGAAAACCCTGGATGGGTTTTTGGGGACCATTACCGGGAACTTAGATAAATCAAATCCAGAGGAAATAAAACCACAGTATACAACAACCCTCATCAAGAAAACAACGCCTTGAGTAGGAGGTGATTCTGATGTCTTTTTCCCATCCTGGAAAAGCatgttcttctctctctaagtCCACCATCATACTTGAAAATGATCAAGTTCCAAGCTTTTCTGCATGCAATTATCATGGTCAGTTCATTGCCAGGTTACATT contains:
- the LOC126725625 gene encoding uncharacterized protein LOC126725625, whose amino-acid sequence is MAFECAFTEEEMAVNDSVGYPKVYAKLCRDRRVSPYSRGPPFTFTPYSLEEDEALRVRDLDQMFPIIDPKAKPTVKPKIFVSLLWKQLNHLGNAGFDPAVIRVDPYGNVLYYHADSASPLAWDIDHWFPCSRGGITVPSNLRILQWQVCKKKHNKLEFLVPWWEFQLGISVNQFLSFFASRNSDFRHRAFSFLFFEGENEELNASQTVDSHLFPQHFMDSKEQVGLAPAAVVVSRRESYDTSSVLKSLDYNRPLRLQSPAISSRKIKPNVLKENENPNFVTNPYQAIVMARDSLKQREETVKMQTEIQKLDDEVNELKEKNEEERLTIQDLELVLIKRRRRAEKCRRLAEAQHSYRTMLEKMIRDAMHQSVIYKEQLRLNQAASNALMARLEAQKAICDASEKELHRKYKQRDEIEKQIRPEWEHARKRSRMDDTLLEERDSKTVLYLPGIKPRTPLHKELRVFLEEEQKASQAGLSSGEEQKHEEIQVQETEENPEKHNRSIIALEDETPLEDKLQKLNIQLTVPREPEIEEDEESRKQRGKGNIEKWLQMLLENTQEDLDIQNANENEKSGTDEIIRNLNLKYPQEVKISKSPEHEEEVHEAKQIAAEKGGGVKRIEEIIEIEARKTQKEESGIGEVFGSRSFEGRERKDHNGKERKLVRSESARTFRRIPSSPSLILGMRKGVDCIGKKPMVNGDDDFDGDQVGGNSFIMSSIKSIKKAVKI